The window TGGGATTTAGCTTTTCATGTGATACCTTTGGCGGCGATCGATCCTGACTTTGCCAAAAAACAGCTAGAGCGCCTTACTCGTGAATGGTATATGCATCCTAATGGACAAATGCCAGCCTATGAATGGAATTTTGATGGGGTTAATCCTCCTGTTCATGCTTGGGCTGCCTGGCGCGTATACAGCATCGAACAAGAGATGTATGGACGTTCAGATAAAAAGTTTCTCGAACGAGTCTTTCAAAAACTACTGCTTAACTTTACTTGGTGGGTAAACCAACACGATGAGCAAAATAATAATATCTTTCAAGGCGGTTTTCTTGGATTAGACAATATCGGTGTCTTCAATCGTGATGGCGACTTACCAACAGGGGGAAAACTATCTCAGTCTGATGGTACTAGCTGGATGGCAATGTATTGTTTAGATTTACTAACTATTGCTTTGGAGTTAGCCCAAGATAATGATATCTACGAAGATATCGCCAGTAAATTCTTTGAACACTTTCTCTATATCGTTGATGCGATGAACCACATGGGTTCAGAAGGTTCAGCTCTTTGGAATGAAGAAGATGGTTTCTATTATGACGTGCTGCATCTACCCAATGGTGAAAATCTCGATCTAAAAGTGCGATCGCTTGTAGGTTTAATCCCTCTGTTTGCGGTAACTACCATCGAGCAAAAAACTCTGGATAAACTACCAGGATTGAATGGCAGAATAAAATGGTTTGTTAACAAACGCCCTCAACTTAGCCGTAATCTTGCCTGTATGGAAGGATGCGAACATAATTCTCGCCGTTTACTCGCCGTGGTGAATGAAGATCGCCTGCGTCAATTATTAAACAAGATGCTGGATGAAACAGAATTTCTCAGTGACTATGGTATTCGTTCTGTTTCTAAATATCATCAAGAACATCCCTACACTTTTAAAACTGAGGACCAAACCTATGATATCAGCTACGAATCTGCTGAATCTCAGAGTAAAATGTTTGGTGGTAATTCTAACTGGCGTGGGCCAATTTGGTTTCCGCTCAATTATTTATTAATCGAATCTTTGCAAAAATTTGATTATTATTACGACGGTAATTTCCAAGTCGAATGTCCCACTGGTTCAGGTAAAATGATGACTCTATGGGAAGTATCTTTAGAATTAGAAAGGCGTTTAATCAATATTTTTCTGCCTAAAGATGATGGAGCTAGACCAGTTTTTGGCGATCTAAATAAATTTCATCATGATGAGCATTGGCAAGATTTATTGCTATTTAATGAATATTTTAATGGCGATAATGGTGCCGGTTTAGGGGCATCACACCAGACGGGATGGACGGGTTTGGTGGCAAAGTTAATTATGCAACGAAGTAAATATAATGAAGAACGCTAAAACTGAACCCAGACTGTGCCAAAAAGCGATCGCTCTGTAGCTTCCTCGTCATCATCAACCCCCGCATTAAATAAATTTTGGATACTAATTGCAGCTTTAAAATTAGCTTAAGAGTAAAGAATGGCTGCATCAATTTGCAGGTAATATGAAATACTTAAATATTTGCTACAAACAAAGCATCTTAAAATTGTGGAATAAATAGTTAATAAGAAGATGAATGTAGAAAACAATCAACAATTACTCAAGCGAGATGATGTATTAGCATTGTTAAATGCCTATCGACCTGCACTTTTACAGTTCAAAGTAAAGTCATTACTGTTATTTGGCTCAGTTGCACGGGATGAAACCAATCTTCAAAGTGATGTGGATTTGTTGGTTGAGTTTGAGCAACCTGTAGGATTACTGACTTTTGTTCGATTACAGCGATATTTAGAGACGATTTTAGGGCGTAAAGTAGATTTAGGAACGCCTGATTCTTTAAAAGAACATTTACGAGAGGCAGTTTTACGGGAGGCAGTACGTGCCTTCTAGAAATTTGCAGCAGCGACTCCAAGATATTGTGGAGACGAGTGCAGAAATTAAAATTTTTACCGCCGGAATGAATTTTGCTGATTTTGAACGAGATCCTAAAACAGTCAAGGCGGTTTTGTACAATTTGGCAATTATTGGCGAGGCAGTTAGTCAGCTTTTGCCAGAGGTAGAATTCTTGTATCCAGAAATTCCCTGGATAGATATTCGCGCAATTCGGAATATTATAATTCATGAGTATTTTAGAGTGGATTTAGGCATTATTTGGGAAACAATTCAGACAGATTTACCACCCTTAGTAAGACAGTTACAGGAATTGATAGAACGTTTGAAGAGAAAAGGCTAGAAAATCTCATTCAAGTCGAATTTACTTAAATAATAAGTTTAAATAGTTTCAATAATCTTGCGCTTAAATCTTTGAGGCTTTACTTGTTTGCAAAGATGATTTTATAGTCATTTCAAAGAGAAAACACATTCATTTCTCATCCTAACTATCTATTTCTTGTGTTTAGTGATTACTGTCATTCATTTGCGGATATTACTACATTCGATAGAGTCAAGACATCTTAAGGTTTGTTTACAATAGAAAAAACAAACAAAAGAAGAAAAAGGAAGAAAACAATGGATAGATTAGAGAATACCCTTTCGATGGAGCAAGAATTGAGTCATAGAATATTTAGCGATACCGTACAGCAATTGTCTCAATCTGAAGCTCAAGAACTATTGATCCAGATGCATAAACAAATGATGTATAAAGAAAACATCTACAAAGAAATGTTTCTGAATCAGGAAAAAGATATTGTCGATGCTTTATTTGGCGCAGGTAGATAGATACAAGCAGTAAATCCTGGGTTCTATTGCTAAAGGAGGATGTAGACTAGCCTGAAAAACTGATAAACCTGTAGATAACGAGAAATTCGGTGCAGAAATTGAGCATGAAGGGTTTAAAAGGGAAAAATGTTTTGGTTACGGGGGCGACTTCGGGGATCGGACAGGCGATCGCAGCTGGCTTTGCATCTGAAGGTGCTAATGTGGCTTTAAACTACCGTGGCGATATCAGCAAGCTTGACGATACCAAAGAGTTGATTATTAGAGCTAGTGAGCAAGAAAATAGTCATACTAGCAAGGTGTTGCCAGTGGCAGGCGATATGTCTGAAGAAGCAGATATTGTGCGGATGTGCAGTGAAGTTGTTGAACAGTTAGGTAGTCTAGACATTTTAATCAATAATGCAGGTATTCAAACTACTTCCCCTTCCCATGAATTATCAACTGCTGATTTCGATCGGGTAATGCAGGTTAACCTGCGGGGTGCTTATCTTTGTGCCAGAGAAGCTTTAAAACATTTTATGCAGCGGGGTAATGGTGGCATCATCATCAACGTTTCCAGCGTCCATGAAATTATCCCTAGACCGACCTACATTAGTTATTCAATGAGCAAGGGAGCTATGGAAAACATGACTAAAACATTGGCTTTAGAATATGCACCTCAAGGTATTCGAGTAAATGCGATCGCTCCTGGGGCAACAGCAACACCAATTAATAGCTGGACGGATGACACTCAAAAACTCAAAGAAGTCGAAAGTCATATTCCAATGGGACGAGTGGGAACTTCAGCAGAAATGGCAGCAATTACGGCTTTTTTGGCTTCTGACGATGCCTCATATATAACTGGTCAAACCTTGTTTGTAGACGGGGGACTAACCCTGTATGCAGATTTTCTTAAACCTTGGTCGGCAGGAGAAGAATAAACCTTTAAAAGAGTTTTTTTCCTGAGAAAAGATTTACCTGTTGATGTTTGATGATCATTGTAAATTGAGAAATTTAGTTTAGTGGCTGTAAACAACTAAATGAATATATGCATTATTACTCTCAGTTTTAAATGTTTAATCATCAACGTTCAACTTTCTAGTAAGCAAATAAAACATTAACCCAAAATCATAAATTAAAACGTAATCATGGCTAATAATTCAAACAACACAGTTCGAGACTATCTCAAAGAAATTGGTCGCACTCCCCTACTAAAAGCCGAAGAGGAAGTTGAATACGCTAATCAAATTCAGGCTATGTTGCCTTTATTAGATAAAGCCAATCCGACTCCAGAAGAGCAGCGCATCATCCATCAAGGACAAATTGCTAAACAAAAAATGGTTGAGGCAAACCTGCGCTTAGTAGTGTCTGTTGCCAAGAAATATCAAAACCGTGGTCTATCAATGCTGGATCTAATTCAAGAAGGTAGTATTGGTTTGATGAGAGCGACTGAAAAATTTGATGCTGGCAAAGGTTACAAGTTCTCAACCTATAGCTACTGGTGGATTAGACAAGCAATGACTAGAGCGATCGCCAATTATGCTAGAACAATTCGCTTACCAATTCATATTACTCAAGACCTAAATAAAATTAAAAAAGTCACTCGTCAGCTATCTCAACAGTTGGGTAGAAAACCGAGCGATCGTGAAGTTGCGACAGAGTTAGATATGGATTTAGATAAGTTAAGATCTTTGGCACAGTCTGCCAGAATTACTAAACCCAAAAGTCTGAACGTTACGATTGATGAAAATCAAACTGAGTTAGGGCAAATTTTAGCTGATGATTCCGCTTCTCCAGCAGATTTTGTCTCCAGTCAAGAAACTCGCGCTCATATTCAAAGTCTATTACATACCCTCTCTCCTAAACAGCGAGATGTAATTACACTGCGCTATGGCTTAAATGACGGCAAAACAATGACCTACGAGCAAATTGGTGATGTTTGTGGTGTCAGCAGAGAAAGAGTCAGACAAATCAAAAATAAAGCAATGAAGCTGCTTAAGCAACGAGCAATCGAGTATTCCAGTTTAGCAGGTTAATATTTCTCCCGTTAGAAACCAAAGATTTTTAGCGGGGGGTTTTATAGAAGTAGGAAATAGGAAGTAGGAAATGTCATAACGTTATTACGTATGGCTAGATATTTCTCGACTTACAGCGAATTTCAGTTGGATAGAACCCATTACCCATTACCTATTACTTCGATAAATTAATGTGTCTACTCAGGCGATCGCTCTAGGTTTATTTAAGCAGTCTGCCAATTTACATAAGGCAATTTAGTCGCTGTTATTTGAATCTTCTCGGCATTACTAACTAACTGTCCGCAGTTATCCCAAGTACCTGACAAAAACATTTGTCTTGAACCTTCGTTCATTTTCACGGGAACAGATAAACGATCGCTTTTGAGGGACATTGTGGCTAAATCAACGATAAAATTAGCTTTAGGGTTTTCTTTAACTATTGTCTGTAGCTGCTGGATCTCCTCTGGATTAGCTATTAGACAGGGAACACCAATCGCCACACAATTACCAAAAAAAATCTCGGCAAAGCTTTGTCCGACAATCGCCTTAATACCCCATTTAGATAGAGCTTGAGGTGCATGTTCCCGTGAAGAGCCACAGCCAAAGTTATTATTGACTACGAGAATACTCGCTCCTTGGTGTTGAGGCCGATCGAAAGGATGATTACCATTTGTTTGCAGGCGATCGTCTTCAAAAGCATGTTCTCCTAAACCATCAAACGTAACGCAGCGGAGGAAACGAGCAGGAATAATCCGATCTGTATCAATATCATTTCCCTCAACGGCGATCGCTCTTCCTGATATTTCGTTAATTTTACTCATATTTTTGATTACTAATTACTGATTACTGATTACTGAGCTACGCTCAACCGCCTACTACCTAATACCTACTACCTAATACCTACTACCCACTACCTACTGCTCACTGATTCTCCGTTGCCAATCTTGATCGATTTTATCGGCATTTTTAATGTTTTGATCTAAAAGATCGTCTTGGGTGGTGTAGGTGATGTCGCGATCGCCAATTACTTTTTGTTGAGCAAACTGACTGGCGTAGGCTAATTTCTGACGTAGAGACTGATCGGCTTGATTGAGGGCGATCGCTCTTTGTTCACGAGCTTGGTTACGCTTCACAATCTTGGGATTGCGTCCTTGAATCCAAAAATAGCGCACCAAAGGAATTAAAAGATATAAAACACCATAGCCTAATAAAAACCATTGAATCGAAGCAGCAAATAACACGATACTCTTTCCGTAGGTAACCGCAGAAACTGCACCTCCTCTCAACAGAGAATTTAAGACAAATGCCGCAATAATATTTAAAGCACCTAAACTAGCCGCTAGAGTAATTTGGCTACCATTGGCTTGACTAAAACGCCACAGTTTTTCTTGTAAATAGCCTGCTGTAGAAATAGATTCTTGTCGGTGGTTAGCCATTACCTGAAGTTCAGGAAAGTAGTAAATAATCTCTCCTTGGGGTGAAACTTGAGGATAACCGTTAAAGCGACTAAGTACAGGAATCATATAGTCTTCATCTCGATCCATTTCATCGATATAAGGGGCAATTTGTTCGCCAATTACCGCACCCTTACTGTTACGAATTACTGAACCGATCTGCTGCCAACGATATTCTTCTAAATCGGCATTAGGATTACCATCACCAAATAAGAAGGAAAAGACGGACTCTAAGAAGTTCATCTGATAATTACTGGTTTGTTTACGACGCTGAAGACGACGACGGTTGTAGCCAGGATCGAACCACCAAAAGATATCGCCCAGCCAAAAGTGAGGTACAAAAAATCCGCCTCCGTAACCTCCACCAAAGCCTCGATCGCTTCCCTCTCTCTCCTCGTTAGTCGAATTCATGGCGATTACCAGGAGCAGAATTGCTACTAGCATTAGCAAGATTGAGGCGATTAAAATAATCCCGAAGGAAATGCGAATGATATAAAACAAGACTCGCCAAATCTTCTGCCAGGTTTGTTGCCAGCGTAACTGCCAGTATTTATTACGTAAAATAGAGCGAAAGTTTGGAGGAAATAGATAAACTACGTCTCCTGACTCTGCTACCTGTAAATGCCCTCCAGCCTCGCTAGCTAGGGCTAATAACCCTTGTTGGGCAAAATTTAATTCTAACCCTGCTTGTGCAGCCACGTCGCCTACAGTGACGCGGTAATTGAGCTTTTCAATCGAGTTAACAATCTTAGGATCGGGAGTCATTGTTTACCACAAAAATAGTAATACTTGCCTATATACATTTTATCGTTTTAACCTCTTAGGCTGAGAATTCCTGCTCTCTAACCGTTAGGGTGAGAGTCAGGATGAAAAGCCTTAACGTCGGAACGCAGTGGAGACGAGCAATCTTCACCCTGATTCTGTACATATTTCTTAAGAATTTCTAGGGGAGCGTCCGTCATAAATGCCTGGGAGACCCCAGGCAACGCGGACTTGCAAAGCTTACAGAATCAACTGAGTAGCCATCGCTCCAAAATCCTTTACTCCAATCCCAATAAAATTGTCTCAATTCTACTTCAAATTCTTTTCTGACTTTGCGACTGGATACGCTAGTGTGTTTTTAGATAATCTTATATTATGAAGCTGACCTATCAATATAAATTACGACCAACCAAAGAGCAAAATGCCACCATGATTGAGTGGTTGAATCTTCTTCGTCGTCAATATAACTATCGATTAGGTCAGCGTTTTAGTTGGTGGCAAGAAACCAGAACTCCTGTTAATTCATGTCCTCTAAATGTTTCTCTAGTTTCCGTAAATAGGATTTACCAAGACATACCTGAGTTTCGAGTTCAGGTTAGGGATGGCAGAAAATTGGGTGATGATGGACTTCCAATTACTCAAAAAGGAGATAAACACCCCAATATTGTTGGTGGTTATGTCCAATGGCAAACGGTTCAACTAGGAGACTTAAAAAACACCAAAAAATTATTTCCTGAGTACAAAAAGATTCACTCACAAGTCTTACAGGATGTAATTAATAGGGTTGAGACTGCATTCTCAAACTTTATTACTCCAGACAAGAATGGCAATCGTGCAGGTAAACCAAAATTCAAAGGATTACATTATTACAAGTCATTCACCTATTCTCAGTTGAGAAATAAACACATATTAAATAATTACGTAGATTTATCTGGTATTGGTCAGGTTGAGTTGTTTCAACATCGTCCAATTCCTACTGGATTCGTAGTTAAGTTGGGAACAGTTAAATTAGAAGCCGATGGCTGGTATTTATCATTAGCTCTCGAAGATCAAACTGTTCCGATTAAAGAGGATGAAGCAATTTGTCCCACTAAAGAAAACAGTTGTGCAATTGATATTGGACTAGAGCGATTCTTAACTTGTGATGATGGGACTTATATTGAAATTCCCAAATTTTTGAGAAAGGCAGCCGATAGATTAGCTCGATTACAAAGAGCCAAATCCAAGCACCAGTTGGCAAGTAAAGACAAAAAAAGGTTGTATTCGGCTATAGCCAAATTACATCAAAAAATAGCAAGACAAAGGCAAAATTTTCACTTGAAGATTGCTTATTGGTTGTTCTCAAAGGCTGATGTTGTTTTTATTGAAGACTTGAAGCTAAAAAATTTAATTAGAAGAAACAAGTCTAAGCCTGATGGCAAAGGTGGTTTTCTGCCAAACAATCAATCTCAAAGCTCTGGAATGAACAAATCCTGGCTCGATGCTGGGCATTCGAGCTTTTTTCAGATACTAGAATGGGTAGCTTGGAAACTTGGCAAACGAGTCCTCAAAGTCAATCCTTGGGGAACATCGCAGCATTGTTACGCCTGTCTAAACAAAGTGCCAAAATCCTTATCTGACCGATGGCATTCTTGCTCGTGCGGTGCGGAGCTAAATCGCGATGAAAATTCAGCCAAACTGCAAAAATTATTGGGGCTGGAACTTGCCTCAATCAAAACTGCCCCACCGAGGGAAAGAGGCTCGCTCTGTACCCGATAGGGTCAGAGTCGAGTAGTTCACATCTTTTGTCTTTGGTAAAGATGTTTAAAATAAACAAAAAGCGATCGCCTGAGCCAAAATAATTTAGCAATCTCAGCTCGGTATTTTTACTCTTGTTTTTGATCTAAGATAATTTTGATGGGATTTTACAAGGATTGTTCTAATGGTAAAAACTGCTTCAACTATGCTGGCGTTAGGCACTACTGCCCCTGAGTTTCACTTACCTGATGTAGTATCGGGAGAAACTATTTCTTTAGCTACGTTTTCTGGTAGTAAAGCATTATTAGTGATGTTTATTTGCCAGCACTGTCCTTTTGTTAAGCATATTCAGTCAGAGTTAGCTAAAATCGGTCATGATTATCGCGATCGCTTAGGTATAGTAGCAATCAGCGCCAATGATGTAGCCAATTACCCAGACGATTCTCCCCAGAAGCTCAAGGAAATGGCACAGGAGCTTAACTTTAATTTCCCTGTTTGCTACGACGAAAGCCAATCAGTAAGTAAATCCTATACTGCTGCTTGTACGCCAGATTTCTTTTTGTTTGATAGTTCGAGCAAACTGGTTTATCGTGGTCAATTAGATGATAGTCGTCCGAGTAATGGTGTTCCTGTAACGGGCAAGGATTTACGTCAGGCGATCGACGCTGTGCTACAAGATCGAGAGATCAACTTTGAACAAAAGCCCAGTATTGGCTGCAATATTAAGTGGAAACCTGGTAATGAACCAGATTATTTTGGCTAAGTCAACAGTTATTACTGGTGTTATTTACTGCGAGTTTTTGAGCGCCACCTTTGTCTAAATTCAAAACAACAGACTAAAATTAGGGCGATCGCCAAAGGAATTAAAAAGCGGATTGAGCGATAAACTAAGAGAGAGCTTAAAATGTCTGGAGCAAAAATACTTTTAGGCAATAAAAAGATAATGATGGTTTCAAATACGCCAATTCCACCAGGAATATTGCTCATGATTGAGGCTGCCATCCCTAGCTGATAAATACTAAAAAAGTGCAGGTAAGACTGATGAGGATAGCTGGGAATTAGGCAATATAAAACTGCCGCTGCTAATGCCCAGTCAAGGGAAAAAACGGCAATTTGGGTTAGAGGAATAGTTGGTTGAGGAAAACGCAAAATGTTGCCTTTAACTTTTAGGCTTTTTTTGCGCCAACAAAAATAAAGATACGCGCCGACTATAGACAGAGCAGCAATTCCCAGATACTGCATTACCATTGTCGGAATCGGCAGAAATTGCGGTAATTGCAGGGGATGAACCAAAAAAGTAATTCCGTTGAGAGTCAGTAACCCTAACCAAAAAGTAAGATTGCCTAAAGCAGTTATTTTGGCAACGATTCGGGGAGGCACACCCCAACAGGAATAGAAACGATAGCGAATTCCCCCGCCGATTAGCAGCGTAAATCCCGTAGTGTTGCTGACGGCATAAGTAATAAAAGTGGTAAATAAAATCCGCTTACGACTTAAATAATGATTGAGTTGACGAAAAGCAACTAGGTCATAGGTACTGATCGCAAAATAACCTGTAAAAGCAAAGCATAAAGCATAAGCTAACTGGCGATCGCTAATTAGAGCAAAACCGCCTAAAATATCGTCAAGGCTATAGCGATTTAACTCTTTTTGGCAAGTATAGAGCGCAAAAGTTAACAGCAGCAAGCCTACTATCGGATAAATCCAGCGAGTCCAGCCAATCCAGCGATTCATTAATCAGTATTTAAAATGACTCTTTCAGGGTAATTGGTAAATATAGCATCCGCTCCTAATGCTCTCATCAGCTTAATATCATCAGGCTGGTTAACGGTATATACCCAAACCCCTAGACCTTGTTGATGTACAGACTCAATTAACTCAGAAGTGACATAATCTAAGTGAGGAATAACTAAATCTGCCTGTAGCTGTTGAGCGCTAGCTAGATATTGCCAGGGTAAACCGTAAATTAGCGTTCCCGTAATAATATTAGGGCAGATTACCTTAACCCGATGCAATTCATCATGATTAAAAGAGGAAACTACAAAATCTGAGTAAGACCATCCCAGCTCTAGATGTGTTTGAATCAAATCAACTACTAACTTAGCGGTATTACTGCCCTTTAATTCAATATTAATTATGACTTGACGAGCTACTATTTTAAATACTTCTTCTAGAGTAGGTACTTGCTCACCTTTACCAGCATCGAGCGATCGCACATAACTAAAACTGCTATTCTCTAGATAACCTGTACCATTAGTCGTCCGAGATAAATCGCGATCGTGAATTACGACTAAATTATCTTCGAGGTTGTAGACATCAATTTCTACTGCATCAACACCTAAAGCGATCGCCTTTTTGATAGACAATAAAGTATTTTCAGGCTCATGTCCCATTGCCCCTCGATGTCCAATAATAAGCATATAAATCGATCATTAATCATTGGTATCTACTCTGAACATTAGCTAAAAGCTAAAAGCTAAAAGCTAAAAGCAAGAAGCTAAAAAATCTAAACCCAGCTATTCCCTAAAAAGCATTATAAATGAGCATTTTAACTCTACAGAATATTAAAAAAGATTTTGGCATCAAAGAAATATTGCGGGATGCCAGCTTTAGCATCGAACCTAACGACAAAGTGGGGTTGATTGGCGTTAATGGCTCTGGTAAGTCTACTCTGTTAAAGATGATTGCTGGAATTGAGCCGACGGATGGTGGTCAGCGTTTGCTTAAGTCTGGAGCCAGAGTTATTTATCTACCCCAACAGCCTGAAATAGATGAAAATCTCACGGTAATCGACCAAGTGTTTGCTGATAGTGGAGAGCAGATGCAGCTAGTGCGGGAATATGAGGATTTATCCCACAAAATAGCTTTGGCAAAGGGTGGTGATTTGGAGACTTTAATGTCTCGTTTAGCCACGGTAACAGAAAAAATGGCGACTCTCGGCGCTTGGGATTTGGAAACAAAAGCCAAGATTGTTTTGAGTAAATTAGGGATTGAGGATTTTGATGCCAAAGTAAAAGATCTTTCTGGAGGATATCGTAAACGTATTGCTCTAGCTGCTGCTTTGCTTAACGAACCAGATCTTTTAATGATGGATGAGCCGACTAACCACCTCGATGCTGAGTCGGTGGAGTGGTTACAGGAATATTTAGCTCGTTTTCAGGGAGCAATTTTATTAATTACTCACGATCGCTATTTTTTAGATAATGTTACCACTCGCATCTTAGAAATCGATCGCGCCGATCTTTATGCCTACTCTGGTAATTATTCTTACTATCTAGAGAAAAAAGCGCTCCAAGAAGAGTCTGTTGCCAGTAGCCAACGTAAATTTCAGGGTGTTTTAAGGCGGGAGCTAGAATGGCTCAAGAAAGGGCCAAAAGCCCGTAGTACGAAGCAAAAAGCTCGGATCGATCGCATTGGCGACATGCAGGATCGGGAGTTCAAGCAAACACAGGAAAAGGTTGATATTGATACTCCAGGTAGACGCATCGGCAAAAAAGTAATTGAACTGGAGAATATTGCTAAATCCTACGACGGACATATCCTGTTTAAAGATTTTAGCTATGAATTTACCCCAAGCGATCGCATTGGCATCATTGGTGCTAATGGTGCAGGGAAGTCTACTCTGATGAACATTATTACTGGACGGATCGAACCAGACCAAGGCAAGGTAGATATTGGCAAGACAATTCATATCGGTTACTTCGATCAACATTCCGATAATATTTTGGCTGCTCTAGATGAAAATCAACGAGTAATTGAATATATTAAGGAAGTGGCAGAAGTTGTGACTACGGCTGATGGTACTAAAATCACCGCTTCTCAAATGTTAGAGAAGTTTCTTTTTCCTCCCGATCAACAATATGCGCCGATACATAAACTCTCAGGTGGGGAAAAGCGGAGGCTGTTTTTGCTCCAGGTATTGATGGATGCTCCTAATGTGCTGATCTTAGATGAACCTACTAACGATTTAGACGTACAGACTTTAGCGATTCTCGAAGACTATCTAGAGAACTTTAACGGCTGTGTGATTGTCGTTTCTCACGATCGCTATTTTCTAGATCGGACTGTAGAATTTATTTTAGCGATCGAGCCAGAAGGAGAAGTGAGACTCTATCCTGGTAATTATTCGGTCTATTTAGAACAGAAAAAAAAGGCAGACAAATTAGATAAATTAGCTAAACAAGAACAAATTGTTGCCAAACCACAAGAAACTCAACCAAAAAACCCCAGTAGCAGTAAATCTAGCCCTCAAGATAAGACCATCAAACCTTTATCTAACTTTGAAAGACGAGAATATCAAAAGTTAGAAGCCAAAATTGCGCAAAT is drawn from Pleurocapsa minor HA4230-MV1 and contains these coding sequences:
- a CDS encoding flippase-like domain-containing protein, producing the protein MNRWIGWTRWIYPIVGLLLLTFALYTCQKELNRYSLDDILGGFALISDRQLAYALCFAFTGYFAISTYDLVAFRQLNHYLSRKRILFTTFITYAVSNTTGFTLLIGGGIRYRFYSCWGVPPRIVAKITALGNLTFWLGLLTLNGITFLVHPLQLPQFLPIPTMVMQYLGIAALSIVGAYLYFCWRKKSLKVKGNILRFPQPTIPLTQIAVFSLDWALAAAVLYCLIPSYPHQSYLHFFSIYQLGMAASIMSNIPGGIGVFETIIIFLLPKSIFAPDILSSLLVYRSIRFLIPLAIALILVCCFEFRQRWRSKTRSK
- a CDS encoding glycerophosphodiester phosphodiesterase, with the protein product MGHEPENTLLSIKKAIALGVDAVEIDVYNLEDNLVVIHDRDLSRTTNGTGYLENSSFSYVRSLDAGKGEQVPTLEEVFKIVARQVIINIELKGSNTAKLVVDLIQTHLELGWSYSDFVVSSFNHDELHRVKVICPNIITGTLIYGLPWQYLASAQQLQADLVIPHLDYVTSELIESVHQQGLGVWVYTVNQPDDIKLMRALGADAIFTNYPERVILNTD
- a CDS encoding ABC-F family ATP-binding cassette domain-containing protein, which encodes MSILTLQNIKKDFGIKEILRDASFSIEPNDKVGLIGVNGSGKSTLLKMIAGIEPTDGGQRLLKSGARVIYLPQQPEIDENLTVIDQVFADSGEQMQLVREYEDLSHKIALAKGGDLETLMSRLATVTEKMATLGAWDLETKAKIVLSKLGIEDFDAKVKDLSGGYRKRIALAAALLNEPDLLMMDEPTNHLDAESVEWLQEYLARFQGAILLITHDRYFLDNVTTRILEIDRADLYAYSGNYSYYLEKKALQEESVASSQRKFQGVLRRELEWLKKGPKARSTKQKARIDRIGDMQDREFKQTQEKVDIDTPGRRIGKKVIELENIAKSYDGHILFKDFSYEFTPSDRIGIIGANGAGKSTLMNIITGRIEPDQGKVDIGKTIHIGYFDQHSDNILAALDENQRVIEYIKEVAEVVTTADGTKITASQMLEKFLFPPDQQYAPIHKLSGGEKRRLFLLQVLMDAPNVLILDEPTNDLDVQTLAILEDYLENFNGCVIVVSHDRYFLDRTVEFILAIEPEGEVRLYPGNYSVYLEQKKKADKLDKLAKQEQIVAKPQETQPKNPSSSKSSPQDKTIKPLSNFERREYQKLEAKIAQMEIDKEKLENSLAENCSDFNLVQELSAKLASLNAEIDHHTELWMTLAERET